CGGCAACACTGCGCACGGAGCTCATTTCTTGTATACATCCGCATTTGATGGGCTAAACAAGATATTTGTCCTTACGGGGCCCCAAGGTACGGGGAAATCGACGGTCATTCAAAGCTTGGCGGATAGCCTGCTGGATAAAGACTTGCATGTGCAATGCTTCCACTCCCCTCTCCGTCCCGACGAACTGGATGGCATCATTTTAACGGAATTGAAGGTTGGTATTGTCGACGGGCGAGTCTGTAAGGGGATTTCGGATAGCGGGGCCGGTGAAATCGTCTTTATCCACTTCGAGGAAGCGTTTGATAACAGCCTTATTTTACCGGAACACTTCATAACGATAGAAGATCTTAGAGGCAAGCTTGAGAGCGCCTATTCAAAAGCGTATGAAACGTTCGCAATGGCATTGCAGATTCATGACGAGTGGGAAAAATATTATATCGAAAATATGGATTTCTCGAAGGCCGACCAGATTGCGCAGGATTTGATTCAAGAATTATACGTCGGTCATGAAAGCGATACGCCAACCGCTTCACGTCACTTATTTTTCGGAGCTGCGACTCCGAGGGGGGCATTCGATTTTATTCAAAGCTTGACCGCTCAGCTGGAAAGACGGATTTTCATCAAGGGAAGGGCGGGTTCTGGCAAATCGACGTTGCTGAAAAAGCTTGCCTCCGCTGCCGAACAGAAAGGAATCGAAGTTCA
Above is a window of Paenibacillus sp. FSL K6-1330 DNA encoding:
- a CDS encoding PRK06851 family protein, translating into MVVKSSHYFAHGNTAHGAHFLYTSAFDGLNKIFVLTGPQGTGKSTVIQSLADSLLDKDLHVQCFHSPLRPDELDGIILTELKVGIVDGRVCKGISDSGAGEIVFIHFEEAFDNSLILPEHFITIEDLRGKLESAYSKAYETFAMALQIHDEWEKYYIENMDFSKADQIAQDLIQELYVGHESDTPTASRHLFFGAATPRGAFDFIQSLTAQLERRIFIKGRAGSGKSTLLKKLASAAEQKGIEVQVFHCGFDPNSLDMLIFPKLRTAIFDSTAPHEYFPDRDGDEILDMYTRTVAPGTDEAHAAEIAGIKARYSAKMKEATSHLAEAEAIDSQIKAYYVAATDYSIVEKLHLQLQSELNELINSIQLSK